The following are encoded in a window of Brevibacillus ruminantium genomic DNA:
- a CDS encoding PTS fructose transporter subunit IIABC — MSKPIRIGDLLKEDTIVLALASSTKEEVLDELIAKLDEAGRLNSRDEMKQAILARENLSSTGIGEGIAIPHAKSAAVKTPSIAFGFSKEGVDFDSLDQQKAHLFFMIAATENANQAHLETLALLSQMLMDEGFREKLMTAGSKEEILAIIAEKEREIEGEQEKQEEREARAEQARQSLAKESTEPAARDRVVAVTACPTGIAHTYMAADALRKKAEEMGIAIKVETNGSGGVKNRLTAEDIEEAAAVIVAADKQVEMERFAGKIVIEVPVAEGIRQPDVLLERAVKQQGKRYQGGRAQAQPDGESKEKQGAKQFAFYKHLMNGVSNMLPFVVGGGIIIALSFMFGIKASDPNDPTFHPFAKVLMDIGGGSAFGLMIPVLAGFIAKSIADRPGFAPGMVGGMLAASSGAGFLGGLIAGFLAGYLVLGLKKLFSGLPQSLEGIKPMLLYPLLGTLLTGLVMIYVISEPLALVNTALGDWLKNLNQGNAILLGAILGAMMALDMGGPFNKAAFTFGIAMIAEGNYGPHAAIMAAGMTPPLGLALATTLFRKKFSAEERQAGKTAYLLGASFITEGAIPFAAADPTRVIPSIMAGSAVAGGLSMFFGCTLPAPHGGIFVLPVIGHPGMYVLSILAGTIITALMVNLLKKEAVK; from the coding sequence ATGTCAAAACCCATTCGCATCGGTGATTTGTTGAAAGAGGATACCATCGTTCTGGCGCTTGCGTCCTCTACCAAGGAAGAGGTGCTGGACGAGTTGATCGCCAAGCTGGATGAAGCAGGGCGGTTGAACAGCAGGGACGAAATGAAACAAGCGATACTCGCCCGCGAAAATCTGAGCTCGACCGGAATCGGCGAGGGAATCGCCATCCCTCACGCCAAGTCGGCAGCAGTTAAAACTCCCAGCATTGCATTTGGCTTTTCCAAAGAGGGGGTCGACTTCGATTCCCTGGACCAACAGAAGGCGCATCTGTTTTTCATGATTGCTGCCACGGAAAACGCCAATCAGGCGCATCTGGAAACACTGGCTTTGCTCTCCCAGATGCTGATGGATGAAGGTTTTCGAGAAAAGCTTATGACTGCGGGATCAAAAGAAGAGATTCTGGCCATCATCGCAGAGAAGGAGCGCGAGATTGAAGGAGAACAAGAGAAGCAAGAAGAGCGAGAAGCACGGGCGGAGCAAGCGCGACAGTCTTTGGCAAAAGAGAGTACGGAGCCTGCTGCAAGAGACCGGGTGGTTGCCGTAACGGCGTGTCCTACCGGTATTGCCCACACCTATATGGCTGCGGATGCCCTGAGGAAAAAAGCAGAGGAAATGGGCATTGCTATCAAAGTGGAGACGAATGGCTCAGGCGGAGTGAAAAACCGGCTGACAGCAGAGGATATCGAGGAGGCTGCCGCTGTCATCGTCGCCGCTGACAAGCAGGTAGAGATGGAGCGATTTGCCGGAAAAATCGTCATCGAGGTTCCGGTCGCAGAAGGAATTCGCCAGCCTGACGTCTTGCTTGAACGTGCAGTGAAGCAGCAGGGCAAACGATACCAGGGAGGCAGAGCTCAGGCTCAGCCGGATGGTGAGTCCAAAGAGAAGCAGGGAGCAAAACAGTTTGCCTTTTACAAGCATCTGATGAATGGCGTGTCCAACATGCTGCCCTTTGTCGTCGGCGGCGGGATTATCATTGCGCTCAGCTTTATGTTTGGCATTAAGGCCTCTGATCCGAATGACCCGACGTTCCATCCTTTTGCCAAGGTATTGATGGACATCGGAGGCGGGTCGGCATTTGGCCTGATGATCCCGGTTCTCGCCGGATTTATTGCCAAAAGCATCGCAGATCGTCCCGGTTTTGCCCCCGGTATGGTGGGCGGGATGCTGGCTGCTTCCAGCGGTGCCGGATTCCTCGGCGGACTCATCGCCGGGTTCCTGGCGGGTTATCTCGTGCTCGGCTTGAAAAAGCTGTTCAGCGGACTGCCGCAATCACTAGAGGGCATAAAACCGATGCTGCTCTACCCGTTGCTCGGGACGCTGCTCACTGGTCTGGTCATGATTTACGTGATATCCGAACCGTTGGCCCTGGTAAATACAGCGCTCGGTGACTGGTTGAAAAACCTGAACCAGGGGAATGCCATCCTCCTGGGCGCTATTCTCGGGGCGATGATGGCGCTTGATATGGGAGGACCGTTTAACAAAGCGGCATTCACCTTCGGGATCGCGATGATTGCAGAAGGAAATTACGGTCCCCACGCGGCCATCATGGCAGCGGGGATGACTCCGCCGCTGGGATTGGCCCTGGCAACCACGCTGTTCCGCAAGAAATTCAGCGCGGAGGAACGACAGGCCGGCAAGACGGCATACCTGTTGGGGGCCTCTTTCATTACAGAGGGGGCGATCCCGTTTGCGGCTGCTGACCCGACTCGTGTGATTCCTTCCATCATGGCAGGCTCTGCCGTGGCGGGCGGGCTGTCAATGTTCTTCGGTTGTACCCTGCCGGCACCGCATGGAGGCATCTTCGTGCTTCCAGTCATCGGCCACCCGGGAATGTACGTCCTTTCCATTTTGGCCGGTACGATCATTACCGCATTGATGGTCAATCTTTTAAAGAAGGAAGCCGTCAAGTAA
- a CDS encoding HPr family phosphocarrier protein — protein MLTKSFTIQNPSGLHARPASLFVQKATSYPCNIYVIKGTKKINGKSIMGLMTLGAAKGDEIILEIDGEREQQAMDELGSLLEAVHE, from the coding sequence ATGTTGACGAAATCTTTCACTATCCAAAATCCAAGCGGACTGCATGCACGTCCTGCCTCCCTATTTGTCCAGAAGGCGACGTCCTACCCCTGCAACATCTATGTCATCAAAGGCACCAAGAAGATCAATGGGAAAAGCATCATGGGTTTGATGACGCTGGGAGCCGCCAAGGGTGATGAAATTATTCTGGAAATTGACGGAGAAAGGGAACAGCAGGCGATGGACGAACTGGGCAGCTTGCTTGAAGCGGTCCACGAATAA
- the ptsP gene encoding phosphoenolpyruvate--protein phosphotransferase, protein MIIQGIAAAPGIVIGRALVKKNDQLRYERRTVGETESAAEVGRFQRSVQASLQELEAIQEKTRLGIGEEEAKIFEAHQLFLQDPDFIGSIEEKIRGEGVNAEAALEEVRDQFVLLFESMENEYMRERAADLRDVSQRVLRNLLGVKEDAESGFSDPMVLVVHDLTPSDTAQLDREKVKGFLTDIGGRTSHSAIMARTMEIPAVVGLSTVTEQVQTGDLVIVDGLEGKVHIKPDPDLIQAYEEKQRQYAEKKETWNRLVHESTVTKDGKRVELAANIGNPQEAAQALASGAEAVGLFRTEFLYMGRDQFPTEDEQFEAYKAAAQAMGGRPVVIRTLDIGGDKELSYLSLPKELNPFLGYRAIRLCLDRPELFRTQLRALLRASVYGNIKIMYPMIATLGELRRANRMLEEAKEELQRNQIPFQTDLKVGIMIEVPAAAMIADQLAKEVDFFSIGTNDLIQYMMAADRMNEQVSYLYDPYHPAVLRMIRQVIQAAHQEGKWVGMCGEMAGEEAAIPILLGLGLDEFSMSAVSILRSRHLLKQLDHSEMRAVAEHVLSMENGEEIRAYIKEQVLSKL, encoded by the coding sequence ATGATTATCCAAGGTATTGCGGCTGCACCGGGCATTGTCATTGGACGTGCGCTGGTAAAAAAGAACGACCAGCTTCGTTACGAGCGCCGGACCGTCGGTGAAACAGAGAGTGCCGCAGAAGTGGGAAGGTTTCAGCGCAGCGTGCAAGCATCGCTTCAAGAGTTGGAAGCCATTCAGGAAAAAACGCGGCTCGGCATCGGGGAAGAAGAAGCGAAAATCTTCGAGGCACACCAGTTGTTTCTGCAAGATCCGGATTTTATCGGCAGTATCGAGGAAAAGATCAGAGGGGAAGGCGTCAATGCCGAAGCAGCACTGGAAGAGGTGCGGGATCAATTCGTTCTCTTGTTTGAGAGCATGGAGAATGAATACATGCGGGAGCGTGCCGCCGACCTCCGCGATGTGAGCCAGCGCGTGTTGCGCAATCTCTTGGGGGTAAAGGAAGACGCCGAGTCGGGCTTTTCCGATCCGATGGTTCTGGTCGTCCATGATTTGACCCCTTCAGATACTGCTCAGTTGGATCGGGAGAAGGTAAAAGGATTCTTGACTGATATCGGGGGGCGCACCTCCCATTCGGCTATTATGGCAAGGACGATGGAAATACCGGCAGTGGTCGGATTGTCCACGGTCACGGAGCAGGTACAGACCGGGGACCTGGTGATTGTGGACGGACTGGAAGGAAAGGTACACATCAAGCCGGACCCGGATCTGATCCAGGCCTATGAGGAAAAACAGCGTCAGTATGCGGAGAAAAAAGAGACCTGGAATCGTTTGGTCCATGAATCGACGGTGACGAAAGACGGAAAGCGTGTAGAGCTGGCTGCCAATATTGGCAACCCGCAAGAGGCCGCGCAAGCCCTGGCGAGCGGTGCGGAAGCCGTTGGCCTGTTCCGAACGGAGTTTCTCTATATGGGCAGGGACCAGTTCCCCACGGAGGACGAACAATTTGAGGCGTACAAGGCGGCTGCCCAGGCCATGGGCGGTAGGCCGGTCGTGATTCGGACACTGGATATCGGCGGGGACAAGGAGCTTTCCTATCTGTCTTTGCCCAAAGAGCTGAACCCGTTTCTCGGCTATCGCGCGATTCGTCTCTGTCTGGATCGCCCCGAGCTGTTTCGGACGCAGCTGCGTGCCTTGCTCAGAGCCAGTGTGTATGGAAACATCAAGATTATGTATCCGATGATCGCGACGCTCGGGGAGCTGCGCCGGGCCAACCGTATGCTGGAGGAAGCCAAGGAAGAGCTGCAGCGCAACCAGATTCCGTTTCAAACAGATCTTAAGGTCGGTATCATGATCGAAGTGCCGGCAGCAGCCATGATCGCCGATCAACTGGCGAAGGAAGTCGATTTCTTCAGCATTGGCACCAATGATCTGATCCAGTATATGATGGCTGCCGACCGGATGAATGAGCAAGTCTCGTACCTGTATGATCCCTACCATCCAGCCGTACTGCGGATGATCAGGCAAGTGATTCAGGCCGCCCATCAGGAAGGGAAATGGGTAGGGATGTGCGGTGAAATGGCAGGCGAAGAGGCTGCGATTCCGATCTTGTTGGGACTTGGTTTGGATGAGTTCAGCATGAGTGCCGTCTCGATCCTGCGTTCGCGTCATTTATTGAAGCAACTGGATCACAGCGAGATGCGCGCGGTTGCCGAACACGTTCTTTCCATGGAGAATGGTGAAGAAATCAGAGCGTATATAAAAGAGCAGGTTCTCTCCAAGCTGTGA
- a CDS encoding VWA domain-containing protein yields the protein MKEATLRQILVVTDGCSNSGLSPVAAATLAREQGITVNVIGVIEKGDMGEQGEKEIREMAEAGGGLFDIVYPQQLAQTVQMLTRKAMTRTIHQVVSKELKEILGDSAMEGLAPEKRVQVAGMVDDLGERSRLDVVMLVDSSGSMKPKLSAVQQAIHDFSISLRSRSGQSRMAVCSFPGKQNHLDVRIPWTEQVEQAHQLTSGLTMSGITPTGPAIIEAIALFEHIQLPANLRDRYGYDETEDDDRGSLKDHVF from the coding sequence GTGAAAGAAGCAACATTGCGACAAATTTTGGTAGTGACGGACGGCTGCTCCAACTCTGGTTTAAGTCCGGTGGCGGCGGCTACGTTGGCACGCGAACAGGGAATTACGGTAAATGTCATCGGGGTCATTGAAAAAGGAGACATGGGCGAGCAGGGCGAGAAGGAAATCCGCGAGATGGCAGAGGCAGGGGGCGGCCTGTTTGACATCGTCTATCCCCAGCAACTGGCCCAAACAGTGCAGATGCTGACGCGCAAGGCCATGACGCGGACGATCCATCAGGTGGTCAGCAAGGAATTGAAAGAGATTTTGGGCGATTCTGCCATGGAAGGCTTGGCCCCGGAAAAACGGGTACAGGTAGCAGGAATGGTGGATGATCTGGGGGAGCGCAGCCGACTTGATGTCGTGATGCTGGTCGATTCCTCCGGTAGTATGAAGCCAAAGCTGTCGGCTGTCCAGCAAGCCATCCACGATTTCAGCATCAGCCTGCGTTCCCGCAGTGGCCAAAGTCGAATGGCTGTTTGTTCATTTCCTGGGAAACAAAATCATCTCGATGTCCGTATCCCGTGGACAGAACAAGTGGAGCAGGCCCATCAGCTCACGTCCGGCCTGACGATGAGCGGAATTACGCCCACAGGTCCAGCGATTATTGAGGCAATTGCGTTGTTTGAGCATATCCAGCTCCCGGCGAATTTGCGTGATCGCTATGGGTATGACGAGACAGAGGATGACGATCGGGGCAGCCTGAAGGACCATGTCTTTTAA
- a CDS encoding serine/threonine protein kinase — protein MSFNRAIPSLPRQFSGKWNQKTYHVLRELGRGANGAVYLASQGGVPRAVKIGAEGMDILMEVNVLKHLQQGRNDRTSVAPLLCDVDDLRIEGKSCTFYSMEYLDGEQLNQYVQRRGADWVPVLMIQLLSRLSVLHRYGWVFGDLKPENVMVTHTDSQVRLIDFGGVTKIGNAVRQFTEEYDRAAWLAGDRRAEAAYDLFSLAVMTVRLATRPEDWKSLQVERRHTTLLCDIIRNNDSLYPYRHPLVKALHGQYATAEEMKSEMIAIVQKGSVGTRKKKASGSGAAGIWIGGFFVASMLLLAGTLYYAWLM, from the coding sequence ATGTCTTTTAATCGGGCGATCCCCAGCTTGCCCCGCCAATTTAGCGGCAAGTGGAATCAAAAAACGTACCACGTCCTGCGGGAGCTGGGCCGTGGTGCGAACGGGGCCGTGTATTTGGCTTCACAGGGGGGAGTTCCGCGCGCTGTCAAAATTGGAGCGGAAGGCATGGATATCCTCATGGAGGTCAATGTACTGAAACATTTGCAGCAGGGGCGAAACGACCGCACATCAGTGGCTCCGTTGCTGTGCGATGTGGACGATCTGCGGATTGAGGGGAAAAGCTGCACGTTTTACTCCATGGAATATCTGGATGGCGAGCAATTGAATCAATACGTTCAGCGGAGGGGTGCCGACTGGGTGCCCGTGCTGATGATTCAACTGCTCTCCAGGCTCTCTGTGCTGCATCGCTACGGGTGGGTTTTCGGGGACTTAAAACCGGAAAATGTCATGGTAACCCATACGGATAGCCAGGTGAGGCTGATTGATTTTGGGGGAGTAACCAAAATCGGCAATGCCGTGAGACAATTTACCGAAGAATACGACCGTGCTGCCTGGCTCGCAGGAGATCGGCGGGCAGAGGCCGCTTACGATCTATTCTCTCTGGCGGTCATGACGGTTCGCTTGGCGACTCGGCCAGAAGATTGGAAGAGTTTACAAGTAGAGAGACGTCATACTACCCTGCTCTGTGATATAATACGGAACAACGACAGCCTTTATCCCTATCGTCATCCGCTCGTCAAGGCCCTGCACGGCCAATACGCCACAGCGGAGGAGATGAAGAGTGAGATGATTGCGATTGTGCAGAAAGGTTCAGTTGGCACACGCAAAAAGAAGGCGTCTGGCTCCGGCGCTGCCGGCATCTGGATTGGCGGTTTCTTTGTCGCATCCATGCTGCTGCTGGCTGGAACACTGTATTACGCATGGTTGATGTGA
- a CDS encoding threonine/serine exporter family protein, with the protein MSSDLVMDTCLLAGEIMLKNGGETYRTEETMSLIARAAGMDSVNSSATPTSIILSFRTNGQDHTRMVRTPSRTINLNKVTLANDVSRRFVSGKITLLEAYHLFEQIDRGKPVYPRWLLHMAAGIASGSFSMLAGGSWYDLLPSVLAGLTVNLSLQFFEKFLRMKFFTEFMSALLGGLFAFLSVTIFPQLHFSILIIGAMLPLFPGIAITNSLRDLIAGDLVAGVSRGAEALLTALSVAVATAITLWFMR; encoded by the coding sequence GTGTCCTCTGACCTGGTGATGGATACATGCCTGTTGGCAGGTGAAATCATGTTGAAAAACGGCGGCGAAACGTATCGTACGGAAGAGACGATGTCCCTGATCGCAAGGGCGGCCGGTATGGACTCGGTAAACAGTTCAGCGACGCCAACCAGCATCATTTTGTCTTTTCGGACAAATGGGCAGGATCATACCCGTATGGTTCGCACGCCGAGCCGTACGATTAATCTAAACAAAGTAACCCTGGCCAACGACGTTTCGCGCCGGTTTGTTTCTGGAAAGATCACGCTTTTGGAAGCCTATCATTTATTTGAGCAGATTGACCGGGGAAAACCTGTCTATCCGAGATGGCTGCTGCATATGGCGGCTGGCATTGCCAGCGGCTCTTTTTCCATGCTTGCCGGCGGGTCATGGTACGACCTGCTTCCTTCTGTTTTGGCAGGCTTAACGGTAAATCTCAGTCTACAATTTTTCGAAAAGTTTCTACGCATGAAATTTTTTACAGAATTTATGTCCGCATTGCTTGGGGGATTGTTTGCATTCCTGAGCGTAACGATTTTCCCTCAGCTTCATTTTAGCATCTTGATTATCGGTGCCATGCTGCCCCTTTTCCCTGGGATTGCGATTACCAACTCGCTTCGGGATTTGATTGCCGGAGATCTGGTAGCCGGTGTCTCACGCGGGGCGGAAGCGCTTTTGACGGCACTTTCCGTTGCAGTCGCAACAGCTATTACCCTATGGTTCATGAGGTGA
- a CDS encoding threonine/serine exporter family protein, translating into MVLLKGLGLSLLSSMAWGLLFNVPVRTLLACGFAGLTGWLVFALLPLFGAEVILCTFVAATVVSMLSQMLSIWLRVPSTNFSVAGIIPLVPGSLAYKAMLAFVNGEYINGLTLGMQTAMVAGAIASGLILGISVFTIWRETRHARKRAQ; encoded by the coding sequence ATGGTACTGTTGAAAGGATTGGGATTAAGCCTTTTGTCCTCGATGGCCTGGGGATTGCTGTTTAATGTGCCGGTGCGGACGCTCTTGGCCTGCGGTTTCGCCGGATTGACCGGTTGGCTGGTCTTTGCGCTGTTGCCTCTTTTTGGGGCGGAGGTCATTTTATGCACGTTTGTTGCGGCTACGGTTGTCTCGATGCTCAGTCAGATGCTCTCGATCTGGCTGAGGGTGCCGTCCACCAATTTCAGTGTTGCCGGCATTATTCCGCTGGTTCCCGGATCTCTCGCCTATAAAGCCATGCTCGCATTTGTAAATGGAGAATATATTAATGGACTCACCCTGGGGATGCAAACGGCCATGGTAGCAGGGGCCATCGCATCTGGTCTGATTTTGGGAATTTCTGTATTTACCATTTGGAGGGAAACCCGCCATGCTCGAAAGCGTGCGCAATAA
- the tilS gene encoding tRNA lysidine(34) synthetase TilS has translation MLESVRNNIESQHLLGPGESIVVGISGGNDSTALLHILWALNSHYQYGWTLHAVHLNHGFRGEEAKEDAKYAEELCRELGIAFHLFERSIPEVMKETGMGPQEASRAVRYDLYKQVALKVKASKIAVAHHADDQVETILFRLVRGTRLSGLAGMPARRWLVENQVELVRPLLSVSRAELEQYCRDAGLSPREDSSNRSRKYARNLIRLEVMPLLGQINERYAEHILSLSRAAQEDEAYLQKQSRERLEAVILEQKPGKVAIDADKFQSCDVALQRRMITLILNYLSRQIEWSSQHVEAVLHMIEGIRPSAELNFPSGISVVRVYGQVRFQMEEEQLHSSFFCYKLAVPGMTLVPESGASVHMFYRDGPIDWARLPDDAAVFDADRLPGPLFVRSRKSGDRMTLWGTAGSKKLKDLLIDAKVPQRWRDKMPIVTAGDQVVWVPGIRRSAIAPVNEWTKRVLYVEVEFGEEWREVLK, from the coding sequence ATGCTCGAAAGCGTGCGCAATAACATTGAGAGCCAACATCTTTTGGGGCCGGGCGAGTCGATTGTCGTCGGAATTTCGGGGGGCAATGATTCTACAGCGCTGTTGCATATCTTGTGGGCTCTCAATTCACACTATCAGTACGGCTGGACGCTCCACGCGGTTCACCTCAATCACGGGTTTCGCGGAGAAGAAGCAAAAGAGGACGCGAAATACGCAGAGGAGCTGTGCCGAGAGCTGGGCATCGCCTTCCATCTGTTCGAGCGCAGCATCCCCGAAGTGATGAAAGAGACCGGGATGGGGCCGCAAGAAGCAAGCCGGGCCGTCCGATACGATCTGTACAAACAGGTGGCGCTGAAGGTGAAAGCCTCAAAAATAGCGGTCGCTCATCATGCTGACGACCAGGTCGAAACGATCCTGTTCCGGCTCGTCAGGGGCACCCGGCTGTCCGGACTTGCGGGAATGCCTGCACGTCGCTGGCTGGTAGAGAATCAGGTTGAGCTGGTACGCCCTCTGTTGTCGGTCAGTCGTGCGGAGCTGGAGCAATACTGCCGGGATGCTGGATTGTCTCCGCGGGAAGACAGCAGCAACCGCTCGCGCAAATACGCGCGCAACCTGATTCGGCTGGAAGTCATGCCGCTTTTGGGACAAATTAATGAGCGGTACGCGGAACATATCCTCTCTCTGTCGAGGGCTGCCCAGGAGGATGAAGCCTATCTGCAAAAGCAGAGCAGGGAACGGCTGGAAGCGGTTATTTTGGAACAAAAACCGGGCAAAGTGGCCATCGACGCGGACAAGTTTCAAAGTTGTGACGTTGCTTTACAAAGGAGAATGATTACTCTAATATTAAATTATCTCTCAAGGCAAATCGAATGGTCTTCGCAACATGTGGAGGCCGTTTTGCACATGATAGAGGGAATTCGTCCGTCTGCAGAGCTGAATTTTCCCAGCGGCATATCCGTCGTCAGGGTTTACGGGCAGGTTCGCTTTCAGATGGAGGAAGAGCAATTACATAGTTCGTTTTTCTGCTACAAGCTCGCGGTTCCGGGAATGACACTCGTTCCGGAAAGTGGAGCATCAGTACATATGTTTTATCGAGATGGCCCCATCGATTGGGCACGACTTCCCGATGATGCTGCGGTATTTGATGCCGATCGACTTCCTGGGCCTTTATTTGTTCGCAGTCGCAAGTCAGGCGATCGCATGACGTTATGGGGGACTGCCGGAAGCAAAAAGCTGAAGGATCTGTTGATTGACGCCAAGGTGCCGCAGCGATGGCGGGACAAAATGCCGATCGTGACTGCGGGTGACCAGGTGGTCTGGGTGCCGGGCATCCGCCGATCCGCGATTGCACCAGTGAATGAGTGGACCAAGCGGGTTTTGTACGTGGAAGTGGAGTTTGGAGAAGAGTGGCGGGAGGTTTTAAAGTGA
- the hpt gene encoding hypoxanthine phosphoribosyltransferase, which yields MNQDIKEILLTEEQIAEKVKELGAVLSDEYRGKNPLVICVLKGAVVFMADLLRHMDIPCEMDFMAVSSYGSGTESSGMVKILKDLDTSAEDRHVLVVEDIMDSGLTLSRLMELLRHRRAASVKVVTLLNKPERRKVDISPDYSGFTIPDEFVVGYGLDYAEKYRNLPFIGVLKPEVYSS from the coding sequence GTGAATCAAGACATCAAAGAGATTTTGCTCACCGAGGAGCAGATTGCAGAAAAGGTAAAAGAGCTGGGGGCTGTCTTGAGCGATGAATACCGGGGGAAAAACCCGCTCGTCATCTGCGTCCTGAAGGGTGCCGTGGTATTCATGGCCGATCTGCTTCGTCACATGGATATCCCTTGCGAAATGGATTTCATGGCGGTATCGAGCTACGGTAGCGGGACCGAGTCTTCAGGGATGGTGAAAATCCTGAAGGACCTCGACACCTCTGCCGAGGACCGGCATGTTCTCGTTGTAGAGGATATCATGGACAGCGGATTGACGCTGAGCCGGCTGATGGAGCTTCTACGCCACCGCCGCGCTGCTTCGGTGAAGGTTGTGACGCTCTTGAACAAACCAGAGCGCCGCAAGGTAGACATCTCGCCGGATTACAGCGGCTTTACCATTCCTGACGAATTTGTCGTCGGCTACGGTTTGGATTATGCCGAGAAGTACCGCAATTTGCCGTTTATCGGCGTTTTAAAGCCGGAAGTATACTCCAGCTAG